The nucleotide sequence tcctccactgttgatatgtttcgaaatgttccatatgtcgttgatatgctccggaacatttcatacgccattgatatgctccaaattactctgtgctccatttgctatgaactgatatgttctgaaatgtcctatctaccattgatatgctccaaattactctgtgctccatttgctatgaactgatttgttctgaaatgtcctatctgccattgatatgttccaattactctatgctccattcgttatggatcaaatatgttatgaatgacatgatacgtatgatttggtatatattgagatggtatccttgagaattctggtattctgccttgtattatgataccttactcgtttcaaactgttccttttgttctgaatatgcttgtcacttgctgagccgtttttggctcactccgttgttatataaacctttcaggtcagcttgtcactcttcgagatgtttgatttgggctgaggcagtggatagctattcagaattatgggcaagtcctgttggttgttatgctattgttgtataagcatattttgtatgtaatgaattgttctgatgatcgaaatggatatactgtgtaaaagtgttagaagatctctcttatttggaatttcggaatgttaagtctaatttatgacgatatgaacttgtggtgaatagttggagttctgattgtataatttatttagcttgtggatttataaatgttgttcatgtttgtcaagttggcttgggttgccataaatgtgaattatcgagtgatgtgatatatgattataaactgcacaggttttatggatgtgaatatgaatagaatgttttcagtgtcctcaaacgttagtttggatcctggattggtctgtgacgaaaattttaaaaatcatggatattttgaggggcgtgacaaatcttagatgcccgctcctccgagcaactcattttccctacatctccatgctcattTTCCCCTAAACGATCGCCCGTATGCTAACTGCCCTCAAAGCAGCCCCGCTAGATCCCCCACATTTGTATGCCAAATGTCTTTATGagcgcttgtcccgctctgataccatctatcatgggTTTAGCTAGTTTTGTCGAAGTCAtgcagcacccttgcatgtccgtccgcaaaggtcagcgtccccaaaacctcccatggtccattATGACCTACAaacgagaaaacgggttagagaaagcgcctcactcgggatccacaagcagacatttcaggaaacacttcatagataatgtaaattacaaatagactttacaagctctgaacggttgcacaacaaagggtcaaaatggtccactacagactgagtatctctcacaaatgtccacatgacacaacctttatttacaaacgtaagaaggccaccaaacccaactaaaatagggttgttaagccttcaaccgtccctctacatgctatgcaaagcatgaacaaaccaaaagacacagacatacataagcattacatcaaacatcatgtttagaattttgtccgtgacaagagGGCGCGGGAATTTCCTCTCTTCCCTTACGGAGAGCAACCGAAAAGCAATTGACCGGTGAGAAGAGAAACAACGACGGATAGAAGAGACGGTGGAATCGCGAAGATGACTGAGGAGAGATTCTTGTCGAGCGAGGGTATTATTATCATTATAAGATATTTTCCATATACTTCAAATATATTTAACATCATAAGatatttatatgtatgaattATATAAGTAGTATTAATATTAGGATAAACGAGGGGAGGCATGGAGATAATAACATGGGAGGGTCAATGAGTAATGGGTGAGGTGACACGTCAGATAAAGACTAAAGGGTAAAGGTAAAGATAACAATAAACTAACAACATAAAGAGGAGGGGAGACGATAGCGAAGACAATGCAAAGTATATTGATCGCTTGTGTAATATATGAGGACGATGAGGGTAAGACGATAAGTCGAGATGTTGAGGACATaaatatcattttaaaaaaaagatgttccataaaaaaaattaaaaaatagggtattttatgaaaatttaaaaaatagggTATTctacgaattttttttttaaatatgtacTTTTCATAAATTTATCCTTAATATTATAACTTCCTTATATATGATGAATTACATAATTGAAAAAATTCAATAATTTTAATGGACATGATATTTCAACGGATGTTCGAAGTTAAAACTAATTACTTGTGGAATAATGGATTGACCATTACGAATTTCTCAACAAAGACACTGAATCGTGTACATAGTGATACTCATTCCTATGTAATTAAAATTATACATGTCTCAATTGTAATTAATGATTTTAGAATTTATTCCTCTTAAATTTATTTTAGAACATATATATCCTTCAATAACCTAAAGATTTAGGCTCCTGTTAAACTATTTTATATATCATATATTAGCACTCTGATTGGCATTAATAATACCATTGACAAACTAAAATTTAATTCATGATATTTTAATACTTTATATAATTAAGGATTTTAAGATCCTATGCATGAGCATCCATAAAAACAATCAATAATTGATCGTAGAAAATATTAGTtactttgagattaaaaaaatacttaaatatgttaaaaaaaacACTCCAATGCTTTTACAAAAAGTTTTTTTACATTTAGAGTTTTGATTATAGTATCTAATTTACGGAGATTAACACGGTGAATTTTTTACATTTAGAAGAATATACATGCTAAAAATAAGTATGAAAATCACTTATTTTTTCATAAATGCTAAATGGTGAGCATATGATTTGATCCTTCGTTCTTGTtattaaataaacaaaaaaatttatCGATTATATTAATTAATATCCTTAAAATTTTATCACCAAGTAACTATTGTACATTATCACCGTATCAATATTTTAGATGTGAAATAacttattatatataaaaaatttatcttataattttttatattatttataaaatttttcatataatgttatatcaaaatgtcaaattttgGCTAATATCTAAAAGGACTTATATTAAAGTTTGGGAGAGAGAAACTATGATATTTCACTAAATGAGTAAAGTGACAAGCATATGTGCGTAAATATACTTCGCTAAATGGGTCGCATCAAAATAAGGCCCAAATCGAGCTGGAGAAGCCTAAGCCCTTTTTCATTCGGAGATGCAACTACGACCGTCCGGTCTGCgatctcgctctcgctctcggtCGCGCTCGCGGCTCTCTCCTATTTAACAGCTCTTCGTCTCCCAAACCCTACTTCGATTCTCGTTCTTGAGTTGCGGTCTGTTCGTCGGCGCACCACTCGTGAGCACCAAGATGGTGAAGGGGCGGCAAGGCGAGCGCGTGAGGTACCATCTTGTCCTCTCCTAGAAGATAATCTGCTCCTTTTCTTCATTTTGATCCCCATCAAGTCGACCTTTTTATGGTTGCTCTTGTCGGCTGATTTGAATTTCAGGTTGTACGTTCGCGGGACGATCCTCGGTTACAAGAGGCAAGTCTTGACTCCACCAACTATGGAATTTATTCCTTGATTTTATtggatttgtgtgtgtgtgtgtgtgtgttttctaTGGGGGTTGATCGGGGAATGTATGGATCAGATCGAAGTCCAACCAGTACGAGAACACCTCGCTGGTGCAGATCGAGGGCGTGAACACCAAGGAGGAGGTGGCATGGTACTGCGGTAAGAGGATGGCGTACATCTACAAGGCGAAGACGAAGACCAAGGGGACGCGGTACCGGTGCATCTGGGGCAAGGTCACGCGCCCACACGGCAACAGCGGCGTCATCCGTGCCAAGTTCAAGTCCAACCTCCCGCCTAAATCCATGGTGAGCTCGAGTCCCTGTGCTTAGTCGAGCTTCAAAGATCACATTTTTGCTTACCTTTTTTCTCTGTCTCTTTATATGTGTAGGGTGGAAAAGTCAGGGTTTTCATGTATCCCAGCAACATCTGAGGAGGTAAGCTTCCACTGCATCTGTTATTAGAATGTACTTGGATAACGTACTTGTCTGATTTTGttattgtgttcttcttcttagtTATTTCTTGCTGAATGAGTATCGATTTCTGTGATTTTTCTTTCTAAGATATTGTCCATGTTGTTTTGTTGAGTATATCTCTTTATGCAATCGTCACTCTTAGTTATCATCTTTCCACTTGTGTATATGCCATCGTCTGTGAAATTTTGTTTGCTGGGCACAGAACAATGGGAATGGCTTAAGGTTTCCAACCAAATCCTCAATGTAATAATTGGCATATTGTGACATCCTGTAACAATTTATAGTTACTTTAATGCTTGTTTAGTTTATTGTTTGAGTGTAGTACCTCTTACTGATGGTTTCTTATGCTCTGAACCTAAGCTGGATGAATGATTCCTATACGATAAACATGATTGTGTGATGAGGAAGTTTTTGTTTCTTGTGATGAAAAAAAATTCAGAGCAAACACTTACAGCTCACACGACTTCCTCTGAGGTTTTCAATGTTCATATTTCATATTAACGTATCACATGAAGTTTATTCAAATGATTGAACTAAATAATTAGACTGCTTTAAGAATGGACCGAGATATTGGCGTGTATGCCACATGCTCTTCTAGATGGATGTACTTCCTTttccaaaaaaaacaaaaacaaaattacgTTGATTTGTGCCACCTAACTGGAGGGAAGTAGAAGAGATTAGATCAGAAAGGTGAATAAGTGGAATGAGCCTTGTAACCCAAACGTTCTTGAGAAACCTTAAGCTCCTGTTGTGCTGGTTTCATTTGACCCAATTGGTGTTTATATGACAAGGCAATTCTTTATCCAGTTTTACACAATGTGCTGCACCTATCAATTATGTAGAAAACAAAGCACCAAATCTCAGTTGTGATAGACGCTCGGTGAGCCAGCTTGCCGTAAGCAtagttgtgatgatccacttccaATTGTTTGTTTAATACCTTTTTGCCCTTTTTCTTCACTGTTCAGGTGATTGGTGCAGCAGAGCTGTTGTCTTGGTGCAGCTGCGGCTGGGTTTCTAGTGGGATTGGAGCCAAAACATTTCCTAGATATTAGGAGTATATCTATATCCTTCTTTTTGGGAAACTTGAACTTAATTTACAAGTTGGAACAACTGTATTTTGATAAGGAGAAAGTTAGCAATGGCTTAATAAAAGCTCACCATCGATGATTGCTTGCTGGTCGTTTAAGAAGATTATAATCATTTTATTTTGGGTTCCTGATTGGATAGTGTTGAACAGTGTTTTTTTAGTTTTTGGTTCTTCCATGGATAATGTGATGGCTGTTTGTATAAGATTACTTAAATAGATAAATATAATTGACAGCTCTAAATTGGATGCTATCTGCAAGAGATATTAGGAAAAAGTgttgttaaaaaaattatgttttattGACTATGGGTTGaaccaaaacaaagaaaaaacaaaaatgtGTTTTCTTGGTAGGTATGATCCATTGGACAtaggtttaattttttttttactttttttttatttgttagatttttttatattttctttccgTTTCTAGTGGTATGTATATAAATGCAGCTGTGGCGGGATGTCTTATTTTATctcttcaagaaaaaaaaattgtttttgaaaaatatttttacttggatattttttttctctcgacTCGGATTGCTGAAAATTTATCTGATGATGAATCAGCAAAGAGTAAAAAACAGTGCACATCAACCGCCCAAAGTCACATTATTTTTTCCGTAATAATATTGTAGAAGTAGATATTTTAGAATGAGATTCTGCCAAAAGTAAGTAATTATGTATGTATACACGCTGCTTTGCTTATCTGCCAAAAGTATGCACTTCTGCCGTATCTTTCAGcatccaaaaacaaaaaaatatattgattcCATTTAACATACATAATTCAATTTTCTTAATCTTTTTCGGGATTGAAAAAGAGGCGTGGGTTAATAGTCATACACAAAACATCTATCCATCTAAAAATATTTCCTTTATAATTATTATACGTCGAGTCGATCCATTCATTACACACTATGCAATCCGCAACAAAAGAGTAAGAAATTAAGTCTAAAGTTCCTTTATAATTATTATACGTCGATCCATCACACACTTTATAATTCCAAGATCAAGGTCTTAGAATATTACTGAATAGATCATGTACACACTGCGCAATCCGGAACCAAAGATACAAGGTCTTACAAGTTAAAAGTCAAAAAGTTCAAACACAACGCTGTCCAATATTACTGAATAGATTATGTACACTGCCACACAGGACATCACGCTGCCCATCTCTACTCGTACGCTACCATAAACATACTGTAGATTAAGACAACACTTGCAATCCACGTAGAGAACAACCTGAATGTCTAGTTTGGCGGCCTTTGATGTTTTATTTTAGAGAAATCCATACAAACCAGAAAGTGCCTTGCGAGTGAGCCAGTGATTGACATCCAAATCATTGCACAAGCAAGCGAGAGGGAAGCATGAGccactaccatatgtatgtgctaCTGTTCTTCCACAGTAAAGTCAGGTTCTGGTGGCTTCTGCAACAACATTACAGGCATCCTCTCCTGTAACCTGGCCTTACGAGTTACGTTTCGCCTCAAGGCACGTAATGCGTTCACCGCAAACCTTGATGCATAGATTGTTGCACCAAGGCTCGGTGTGGTAGTTCCATCCTTCACAAGGGCTGCCTGCAGCCTGTTCTCCTCCTCGTGTAGAGATTCCTCCAGTTTCTTTCTTGAGTAGCGTCGCCAAGCTGCCTGTATAAAGCAAGCAGCCCATGTTCTCCACTGCTGAGAATATAATCTGAAGGTATGCCTCAGCTTCTTACTGTGCAGCTTCCTGAACTGGGAGGCAACAAATTTCAAGTCATCGGCGGCTAGAGCAAAAGCCTCAACCTCAGACAATGCCTTCACCGTCCTTGTGGAGATGGGGAGGCTCGAAGATGAGTTGGGATCCAAAGCCCATGTCAGAAGCTCTTCGCCGCAGAAGTCGCCTTCCTTCAGGTAATCCGAATTGAAAAACCCTGTTCTGCCACCATTTGTTGTAACACTAAGCAGTCTTCCTCTCATGATGAAGAGCATCTCATCCACCGGGTCCCCTTCACGAATAATGCAGCTGTTTTCAGTGTAAAGGATTGGTTTCAGACGGTCACACATGGCATCCATAAGTTGATCGTCCATTAATTCAAACATGGGAACCTGCATGACAGTGTGAGAAAGCAAAGAGTAGCATCGATGTAAAACTTTTAAAAACAGAAGATAaccgtttttttttttgtcctaatATGACAAAGTAAAATTACCATAGGACCAACAAGGAAAAGTTCAGGTTTTTATACATCATCCAACAGCAGAACATAGAAGGGGCTGCATGCTATGTAAGGGTGAAACTGCACTGAGGATTCAATCTAATCTGTTGAATAGTGAATTGTCTTTATCATTTCAGGTGTTTAACatcaagtagcaagttctcctataGGCCATATAATGCAATGCACAAATAGAAGAAACTTATTTTTTTATGACCTTCCCATTTCCTTTTAAGGTCCCACAGATTGccttccatcttttttttttctttatatgttttcaATACTGATAGATTTTGGACTGGTTGAATCATCTAGTTCAAGCAGTCCCAACAAGTTTCAAGAATTAGCAGGCAAACAAATAATTACTCTTCATGTGAAGTGGAAAGTAATATAGTTTTGTTCTTTTAGACTTGACATAATACATTCACAGAAATAGAGTTGAGAATGATACCATCACCACCACAATCATTATAATTGGAAGAGCATAATACTTATTCTCTTCCAAGTATTATATATCATGGTATATATTGGTGATTACTGTGGAGACGGAAATCTTAAAAAGAAGGTGATGGGTAAATAACTTACCCTCTTCAGCAGTCCCAAACAGAGATGACGTTTTATGTCCCTTCTTAGGTCCTTAGGTAGATTTCGAAGCAGATGCTCTTCATCAACCCCTCTTGTTTCTTGCCATTGGTATTGTTCATGACGGCGTATTCGCTCCCTCAGATTCTCTGGAAGCATCCGGTGGGACATCCATTGCTCTGCATCTTGCCTTTTCACTCTCATTTCTTCTATTCTCACAGTGGTAGATTGCAGATAAGTCTGTGATGCCAACACAGGGTTTGTTGAATGtaccaaaaaagaaaatataggaaGATAGGATGTATCCAGTTAAATCTTTGTTCTTATTTTAGTACGGAGAGATAaatatcttgatatttttctttaataGATCTACATAGATCTAGACATTTTAGTAAAATTTCAATAAAATCAAGGTTCATCACTTGGCTGCAACTCAGGAACACGAATCCCAGCCAAGGCGAGCTTACTTGGGAACACGAACCCAAGCCCAAAGTGAGCCTACACCATCATTTGTTTGCAATTGGGCAAAATTTTCATGGACCTGGGACAGGCTGGAGCCATCAAAAGTACCAATCCAACAATAATCTAGGTCCAGCTCAGGCAAGGTGCAAGGCAACCCAACCAAGTCAAGAAATGAATTTTATTATAGCTTTCTTTCATCAAATTTGAAGATACCCAACTGATTATCATCAATTCAAATGCTCAAATCTATAATCTTTTATATCTATCATTGTCACCAGTTCACTTCCCACCTTTAAGTACTTGTGTACATCAACATTTTATCAAACGTCAAACCTAGTATAAACACAACCATTCAAAAGTGAAAGCTGATCAACTTGaatgttaagaaaaaaaatacctGCATGTTGCCGATAAGAAGTGAAAACAAAACCAGCCCAGAAATGGAGATGAAAACAGCAAATAAAATCTCCCCCAGGTAAGTGCTTGTTTGCAAATTTTGTCCCAGGGAACTGCAAGATAGGACGCAAAAAAACCAGCAGTTATTGACTATCAGAATATCTGGATGCCAATCCAGGACAAATGTAAAAAGATTACATGTATAAACCAATCCAATATGTATGAATAAATTTGCTGGTATAAGGATTTTAGCTTGAAAATGCCATTCATGTCTCAGTAATTATTGATCAACCAACAAAAGTTCAAATATATACAGCACCCAACAAAGCAAATGAAATCATAGAAGGCTCTAGGaaaatattttgataaagaaGCAACGTTTCTTACCAATTAGCAGCAAATTTATCCTTATAGATAATTTGATGGCAACTGTAACCATGTGACGGGTAAGAAACTGGCTAAATCAACCATAGAACAAAATTTGAACACGTCAAGGAATCTAAAATTGCTGCCTCAGAAATAAAAAGGGAACATTCATGCCATGGATTGCCATATCATGGACTGCACGGCACATGCCATGCATTTCTGTGCTAGCCTGTGCCATCACGTACCTTCCACAGGTCAAGTGTTAGCCTGTGCCATCATGCCAAGTAACACTTTTCTAGCATCACCCAAATATATGATATGGAAAATCTTTGGTTCAAGCAATAATTTTGGGGTGTGAGATTCCAAAAGGAAAGATTATTGCAAGCACCATTTTGAAGACAGCAGTGCCAGATTTAAGGCAAGTACTGCAAGTTGTCAGCACTTTTGTGTAATCTCGTTGGCACCATAATTCAGTTCTGTCAAACACCATGCCCATCAACCCCGAGTGCATGCAGAAGGCTCTTCCAATCAATATCAGCATCCCTGCTTACTGCAGGGAATTTccattctgtttttttttttattttgctgtAATTATCCACTAAATTTCTGCAATTCTCTTTTTATTTTCATTGCATGACTCTTGCCATCCAAACATAATTTAAGTTTACCCATGAAATACCCTCTTATGAATAGAATGTGGAAACATATTTCAAGTTTATCAATGGGATACCTCTTCAGAGTGAAATGGGGAAACCATACTTGAAAAAACTAAAAATACACTGTGAAACTTGTAATGAATTTTGAAGGCTTAAgagacaaattcaaaatcaaactTTGGTACATGGCAGTGAAGATTACACTTTCTGAGAACAAAGAAGGCAAACTGATGAAATTTCAAAGAGTTCACAGGACCACAAGATTAAATCCTAAGGATCAGGAATTAACAGAAAGTCCGTAAGTTGATACGAGAGTTATGAACTTACATAACAATAATATATGAACAATAGTGTAATTGGTTTCATAGAAGCAGAGACATTTGACATGCGATAGGTAGATCTCAATTTTTAATTAAATGGGGTCCAAATTTCAAGCTTTACCATGCCAGTACAATAAACTATCAGCAACACTATTATAGAAAACACATCGAGCTACAACTATAAAGAAAGCATTTCTTTATACATACCTCAGATTTTGTAAGCCCCACCAAAAGCAATAAAAGAACTTTTCCGGAAAGTTTCTTAGAAGAACAATATCTGATTGAAGAGCCTGAAGGTACATGCCGAAGTCAAAGATTGTTGCATTTTCTTCTTGAATAGGACACTCACCATCTATAAAATACATGCTTTCTTCCTTTTTAACTCCACAGTACCA is from Musa acuminata AAA Group cultivar baxijiao chromosome BXJ1-6, Cavendish_Baxijiao_AAA, whole genome shotgun sequence and encodes:
- the LOC103988798 gene encoding large ribosomal subunit protein eL33w, translating into MVKGRQGERVRLYVRGTILGYKRSKSNQYENTSLVQIEGVNTKEEVAWYCGKRMAYIYKAKTKTKGTRYRCIWGKVTRPHGNSGVIRAKFKSNLPPKSMGGKVRVFMYPSNI
- the LOC135584979 gene encoding cyclic nucleotide-gated ion channel 1-like, yielding MRSMQRIYHYMFELLSNIFQYKSIKDSSAEDLKSRKKVLDPQGPFLQKWNKIFVLSCVVAISVDPLFFYIPFVNDKDTCVDLDENLVITASVLRSFTDIFYVLHIIFQFRTGFIAPPSRVFGRGVLVEDFSAIALRYLKSYFLIDILAVIPLPQVVILIIIPKLKGSGSVDAKTLLMYIIILQYVPRLVRIIPLYVEVTKSAGIIAETAWAGAALNLFLYMLASHVLGACWYFLSIEREDSCWRRACHKHNCTTMFWYCGVKKEESMYFIDGECPIQEENATIFDFGMYLQALQSDIVLLRNFPEKFFYCFWWGLQNLSSLGQNLQTSTYLGEILFAVFISISGLVLFSLLIGNMQTYLQSTTVRIEEMRVKRQDAEQWMSHRMLPENLRERIRRHEQYQWQETRGVDEEHLLRNLPKDLRRDIKRHLCLGLLKRVPMFELMDDQLMDAMCDRLKPILYTENSCIIREGDPVDEMLFIMRGRLLSVTTNGGRTGFFNSDYLKEGDFCGEELLTWALDPNSSSSLPISTRTVKALSEVEAFALAADDLKFVASQFRKLHSKKLRHTFRLYSQQWRTWAACFIQAAWRRYSRKKLEESLHEEENRLQAALVKDGTTTPSLGATIYASRFAVNALRALRRNVTRKARLQERMPVMLLQKPPEPDFTVEEQ